Proteins encoded by one window of Cupriavidus sp. EM10:
- a CDS encoding efflux RND transporter permease subunit produces MEHSRFNLSRWALEHQPLTRYLLVVLLLGGLLAFFQLGQDEDPPFTFRVMVVQAFWPGATAEQIAVQVTDKIERQLQEVPYADKIRSFSKPGETTVIFQLADNSPAKDTAQIWYTVRKKIGDIQQTLPQGVRGPFFNDEFGDVYGSIYALSADGFNYKELREYADLVRQELLRIPAVAKVTLLGLQDEKIFIEFNQARFAQLGLDINAIANQISEQNNPTGSGVLVTPTDNLQVRVTGQLGDVEDLQNLVLRGPNGIANIRLGDIAHVYRAYVDPPVSKMRFNGKDVIGLGISMEKGGDIIALGQELRRVTDGLRGQLPVGIEMDQVQDQPQAVKRSVGEFVHVLVEAVVIVLGVSFVALGLHTRPLRLDVRPGLVVALTIPLVLAVTFLFMNIFGIGLHKISLGALIIALGLLVDDAIIAVEMMVRKLEEGFSKMEAATFAYTSTAMPMLTGTLITAAGFLPVGLARSTVGEYTFAIFAVTSLALVLSWLAAVYFTPYLGYLILKTRAHDGGHHEVFDTPFYARFRRLVNWCVTWRKTVIAITLVAFALGLLAFKYVEKQFFPDSSRPELMVELWMPEGTAIAETEAVTKRFEAAMRRDQAVESVTSFVGTGAPRFYLPLDQIFPQSNVAQAIVMPVTVEARDALRKRVERVLATEFPQLRGRVKLLPNGPPVQYPVQFRVIGPDAGGVRKVADQVRAIMTDNPNTVGVNDNWNENVKMLRLELDQDKARALGVTTNAIARATQAVLTGVPVGQYRDADKLIDIIMRTPRSERDTMSDLNNVLVPTSSGRAVPLTQVARVTLKSEPGVIWRENRDFGITVQSDIVDGIQGPTVTAQINPKLDAIRASLPAGYRITIAGAQEESGKAGASIAAQLPLCIFLIFTLLMLQLHSFSRAVMVFLTGPLGLIGAAATLLLLHSPMGFVAQLGITALLGMIIRNSVILVDQIEQDIQSGLPPWNAIVESAVRRFRPIILTAAAAVLAMIPLSRSTFWGPMAVAIMGGLVVATVLTLLFLPALYATWFRIKPPEDERGVMAG; encoded by the coding sequence ATGGAACATTCCCGCTTCAACCTGTCGCGCTGGGCGCTCGAGCACCAGCCGCTGACGCGCTACCTGCTGGTCGTGCTGCTGCTGGGCGGCCTGCTGGCGTTCTTCCAGCTTGGCCAGGACGAAGATCCGCCGTTCACGTTCCGCGTGATGGTGGTGCAGGCCTTCTGGCCCGGCGCCACGGCCGAGCAGATTGCCGTGCAGGTGACCGACAAGATCGAACGGCAGCTGCAGGAAGTGCCGTATGCCGACAAGATTCGCAGTTTCTCCAAGCCAGGCGAGACCACGGTGATCTTCCAACTGGCCGACAACTCGCCGGCCAAGGACACCGCGCAGATCTGGTACACGGTGCGCAAGAAGATCGGCGATATCCAGCAGACGCTGCCGCAGGGCGTGCGCGGGCCGTTCTTCAACGACGAGTTTGGCGACGTCTACGGATCCATCTACGCACTGTCGGCCGACGGCTTCAACTACAAGGAACTGCGCGAATACGCAGACCTGGTGCGCCAGGAACTGCTGCGCATTCCGGCCGTGGCCAAGGTCACGCTGCTGGGGCTGCAGGACGAGAAGATCTTCATCGAGTTCAACCAGGCGCGCTTTGCCCAGCTGGGGCTGGACATCAACGCCATCGCCAACCAGATCTCGGAGCAGAACAATCCCACCGGCAGCGGCGTGCTGGTCACGCCCACCGACAACCTGCAGGTGCGCGTGACCGGCCAGCTGGGCGATGTGGAAGACCTGCAGAACCTGGTGCTGCGCGGGCCGAACGGCATCGCCAATATCCGCCTGGGCGACATCGCGCACGTGTACCGCGCCTACGTGGACCCGCCCGTCAGCAAGATGCGCTTCAATGGCAAGGACGTGATCGGCCTGGGCATTTCGATGGAGAAGGGCGGCGACATCATCGCGCTGGGCCAGGAACTGCGCCGCGTGACCGATGGGCTGCGCGGGCAGCTGCCAGTGGGCATCGAGATGGACCAGGTGCAGGACCAGCCGCAGGCCGTCAAGCGCAGCGTGGGCGAATTCGTCCACGTGCTGGTCGAGGCCGTGGTGATCGTGCTTGGTGTGAGTTTCGTGGCGCTGGGCCTGCATACCCGGCCGCTGCGGCTGGACGTGCGGCCCGGCCTGGTGGTGGCGCTGACCATCCCGCTGGTGCTGGCGGTGACGTTCCTGTTCATGAACATTTTCGGCATCGGCCTGCACAAGATATCGCTGGGGGCGCTGATCATCGCGCTGGGCCTGCTGGTGGACGACGCGATCATTGCCGTGGAGATGATGGTCCGCAAGCTGGAGGAAGGCTTCTCCAAGATGGAGGCGGCCACCTTCGCCTATACGTCCACGGCGATGCCGATGCTGACCGGCACGCTGATTACGGCGGCGGGCTTCCTGCCGGTGGGCCTGGCGCGCTCCACGGTGGGCGAATACACGTTCGCGATCTTTGCCGTGACGTCGCTGGCGCTGGTGCTGTCGTGGCTGGCGGCGGTCTATTTCACGCCGTACCTGGGTTACCTGATCCTCAAGACCCGCGCCCACGACGGCGGCCATCACGAGGTGTTCGACACGCCGTTCTACGCGCGCTTCCGGCGGCTGGTGAACTGGTGCGTCACGTGGCGCAAGACCGTGATCGCCATCACGCTGGTGGCCTTCGCGCTGGGCCTGCTGGCATTCAAATACGTCGAAAAGCAGTTTTTCCCCGATTCGAGCCGCCCGGAACTGATGGTGGAACTCTGGATGCCGGAAGGCACCGCCATTGCCGAGACCGAGGCGGTGACCAAGCGCTTCGAGGCCGCGATGCGCCGCGACCAGGCAGTGGAAAGCGTGACATCGTTCGTCGGCACCGGCGCGCCGCGCTTCTACCTGCCGCTGGACCAGATTTTCCCGCAGTCGAACGTGGCCCAGGCCATCGTGATGCCGGTGACGGTGGAAGCGCGCGACGCCCTGCGCAAGCGCGTCGAACGCGTGCTGGCCACTGAATTCCCGCAGTTGCGCGGCCGTGTGAAGCTGCTGCCGAACGGGCCGCCGGTGCAGTATCCGGTGCAGTTTCGGGTGATCGGGCCCGATGCCGGCGGCGTGCGCAAGGTGGCCGACCAGGTGCGCGCGATCATGACCGACAACCCGAACACGGTGGGCGTCAACGACAACTGGAACGAGAACGTCAAGATGCTGCGCCTGGAGCTGGACCAGGACAAGGCGCGGGCGCTGGGCGTGACGACCAATGCCATCGCGCGGGCCACGCAGGCCGTGCTGACCGGCGTGCCGGTGGGGCAGTACCGCGACGCCGACAAGCTGATCGACATCATCATGCGCACGCCGCGCAGCGAGCGCGACACGATGTCGGACCTGAACAACGTGCTGGTGCCCACCAGCAGCGGCCGTGCCGTGCCGCTGACGCAGGTGGCGCGTGTCACGCTCAAGTCCGAGCCGGGCGTGATCTGGCGCGAGAACCGCGACTTCGGCATCACGGTGCAGTCGGATATCGTCGATGGCATCCAGGGGCCGACCGTCACCGCCCAGATCAACCCGAAGCTCGACGCGATCCGGGCCTCGCTGCCGGCCGGCTACCGGATCACCATCGCTGGAGCCCAGGAGGAAAGCGGCAAGGCCGGGGCGTCGATCGCGGCGCAGCTGCCGCTGTGCATCTTCCTGATCTTCACGCTGCTGATGCTGCAGTTGCACAGCTTCTCGCGGGCGGTGATGGTGTTCCTGACCGGCCCGCTTGGGCTGATCGGGGCGGCCGCCACGCTGCTGCTGCTGCATTCGCCGATGGGGTTTGTCGCGCAGCTTGGCATCACGGCGCTGCTGGGCATGATCATCCGCAATTCGGTAATCCTGGTGGACCAGATCGAGCAGGACATCCAGTCCGGCCTGCCGCCGTGGAACGCCATCGTGGAGTCGGCGGTGCGCCGTTTCCGGCCCATCATCCTGACCGCCGCGGCGGCCGTGCTGGCCATGATCCCGCTGTCCCGCTCGACGTTCTGGGGGCCGATGGCTGTGGCCATCATGGGCGGGCTGGTGGTGGCCACAGTGCTGACGCTGCTGTTCCTGCCGGCGCTCTACGCCACGTGGTTCCGCATCAAGCCGCCCGAGGACGAACGCGGCGTGATGGCTGGATAG
- a CDS encoding DUF3830 family protein has protein sequence MTRLRITAAGHTFIAETNPDAPDTVAAFMKLLPYRQKLIHVRWSGEGCWIPLGEFKLGVGFENHTSHPSVGDILFYPGGYSETEIILAYGSCCFASKMGQLAGNHFLTIVEGKENLRALGTKVLWDGAQDVVFELAQ, from the coding sequence ATGACCCGACTCCGCATCACCGCCGCCGGCCACACGTTCATCGCCGAGACGAACCCGGACGCTCCCGACACCGTGGCCGCCTTCATGAAGCTGCTGCCGTACCGGCAAAAGCTGATTCACGTGCGCTGGAGCGGCGAAGGCTGCTGGATTCCGCTGGGCGAGTTCAAGCTCGGCGTGGGCTTCGAGAACCACACCAGCCACCCCTCCGTGGGCGACATCCTGTTCTATCCGGGCGGCTACAGCGAAACGGAGATCATCCTGGCGTACGGCAGTTGCTGCTTTGCCAGCAAAATGGGCCAGCTGGCCGGCAACCACTTCCTGACCATCGTCGAAGGCAAGGAAAACCTGCGCGCGCTGGGCACCAAGGTGCTGTGGGATGGGGCGCAGGACGTGGTGTTCGAGCTGGCGCAGTAG
- a CDS encoding amidase has product MSLATHPARAFLPYPDAAVPNAPAGPLQGLTFAVKDLFDVAGYPTGGGNPHVLARSGIKTATAPTVQKLLDAGATFVGKVHTDELAFSMNGQNYHYGGPYNGAAPDRITGGSSSGSASAVSHHLCDVALGTDTGGSVRAPASHCGLFGIRPSHGRISLQHCMPLCESLDTCGFFARDIATFARVADVLFGADGDPLPARPRLLLAADLFEMPTPAARAALAPTVTRIEAVLGQAAPVDVADRPLSDLYWAFRYIQGWEAWQADGALIEDYGLQLGPDVAGRFAFSKGVTHAQFEQSDAVRREFTAHLGRLLGHDGVLVLPTMPDIAPLRATPMEALEDYRTAAAHTLCLTPLSGFPQLSLPLSGRDGAPLGISLLGPKGSDRSLIAVAETLMAALA; this is encoded by the coding sequence ATGAGCCTGGCCACCCATCCCGCCCGCGCATTCCTGCCCTACCCCGATGCCGCCGTGCCCAACGCGCCCGCCGGACCGCTGCAGGGTCTGACCTTCGCGGTCAAGGATCTGTTCGACGTGGCCGGCTACCCCACCGGCGGCGGCAATCCGCATGTGCTGGCGCGCTCGGGCATCAAGACGGCCACGGCACCCACCGTGCAGAAGCTGCTCGATGCCGGCGCCACGTTCGTCGGCAAGGTTCACACCGACGAACTGGCGTTCTCGATGAACGGCCAGAACTATCATTACGGCGGCCCGTACAACGGCGCCGCGCCGGACCGCATCACGGGCGGCTCGTCGTCGGGCTCGGCATCGGCTGTGTCGCACCACCTTTGCGACGTTGCGCTAGGCACCGATACGGGCGGATCGGTGCGCGCGCCGGCCAGCCATTGCGGGCTGTTCGGCATCCGGCCCTCGCATGGCCGCATTTCGCTGCAGCACTGCATGCCGCTGTGCGAATCGCTCGACACCTGCGGCTTCTTCGCCCGCGATATCGCCACGTTTGCGCGCGTGGCCGACGTGCTGTTCGGCGCCGACGGCGATCCGCTGCCGGCCCGGCCCCGCCTGCTGCTTGCCGCCGACCTGTTCGAAATGCCCACGCCTGCCGCCCGCGCGGCGCTGGCGCCGACCGTGACACGGATCGAAGCGGTGCTGGGCCAGGCTGCGCCAGTCGACGTGGCAGACCGGCCGCTGTCCGACCTCTACTGGGCGTTCCGCTACATTCAGGGATGGGAGGCATGGCAGGCCGACGGCGCGCTGATCGAGGACTACGGCCTGCAACTTGGGCCCGACGTCGCCGGACGCTTTGCCTTCAGCAAGGGGGTGACGCACGCCCAGTTTGAGCAGTCCGATGCCGTGCGTCGCGAGTTCACCGCGCATCTGGGCCGCCTGCTGGGCCATGACGGCGTACTGGTGCTGCCGACCATGCCCGATATCGCCCCGCTGCGCGCCACGCCGATGGAAGCGCTGGAAGACTACCGGACGGCGGCGGCGCATACGCTGTGCCTGACGCCGCTGTCGGGCTTTCCGCAACTGAGCCTGCCGCTGTCGGGCCGCGATGGCGCGCCGCTGGGCATCTCGCTGCTGGGCCCGAAGGGCAGCGACCGGAGCCTGATCGCCGTGGCCGAGACGCTGATGGCGGCACTGGCCTGA
- a CDS encoding ABC transporter ATP-binding protein: protein MNAGDSDVQRRHHSNRRPAISVRDLRVTFSGGGKTIQAVNGVSLDVAPGEAVALIGESGSGKSVTLRALMRLHPPRRTTMLGDIRVDGQDVLKLDKRALARLRGGTVAMVFQEPLLALDPVYTVGQQIVECIRTHRKLSRQEAQALALKALESVRIPSPERRLAAYPHEMSGGMRQRAMIALALSAQPKILLADEPTTALDATVQIQVLILLRELQRELGLSIVFVTHDIGAAVEIADRVAVMYGGRIVEEGPIRTLMREARHPYTIALLQSRQHGMDRGQRLQSIGGAPPDLANLPAGCTFAPRCAQARAECLSAVPPAVSLGGGHRVSCVLVSEPASSNPSNACAA, encoded by the coding sequence CTGAATGCGGGAGATTCCGATGTCCAAAGACGCCACCACAGCAACCGCCGCCCCGCCATCTCGGTACGCGACCTCCGGGTCACGTTCTCGGGCGGCGGCAAGACCATCCAGGCCGTGAACGGCGTATCGCTCGACGTCGCGCCGGGCGAAGCCGTGGCCCTGATCGGCGAATCGGGTTCCGGCAAGAGCGTGACGCTGCGGGCGCTGATGCGCCTGCATCCGCCGCGCCGCACGACAATGCTGGGCGACATCCGCGTCGACGGGCAGGACGTGCTCAAGCTCGACAAGCGCGCGCTGGCACGTCTGCGCGGCGGCACCGTGGCCATGGTGTTCCAGGAGCCGCTGCTGGCGCTGGACCCCGTCTACACGGTGGGCCAGCAGATCGTGGAATGCATCCGCACCCATCGCAAGCTGTCGCGGCAGGAAGCCCAGGCGCTGGCGCTCAAGGCGCTGGAATCGGTGCGGATTCCCAGCCCGGAGCGCCGGCTGGCCGCCTATCCGCACGAGATGTCGGGCGGCATGCGGCAACGCGCAATGATCGCGCTGGCGCTGTCCGCGCAGCCGAAGATCCTGCTGGCGGACGAGCCGACCACGGCGCTCGACGCCACGGTGCAGATCCAGGTGCTGATCCTGCTGCGCGAGCTGCAGCGAGAGCTGGGCCTGTCGATCGTCTTCGTCACCCACGACATTGGCGCGGCAGTGGAGATCGCCGACCGCGTGGCGGTGATGTACGGCGGCCGAATTGTAGAGGAAGGCCCGATCCGCACGCTGATGCGCGAGGCGCGCCATCCGTACACCATCGCCCTGCTGCAGAGCCGCCAGCACGGCATGGATCGTGGCCAGCGGCTGCAGAGCATCGGCGGCGCGCCGCCCGACCTGGCCAACCTGCCTGCGGGCTGCACGTTCGCCCCGCGCTGCGCGCAGGCGCGTGCCGAGTGCCTGTCCGCCGTGCCGCCCGCCGTATCGCTGGGTGGCGGCCATCGCGTGAGCTGCGTGCTGGTATCCGAGCCGGCATCCAGCAACCCTTCCAACGCCTGCGCGGCATGA
- a CDS encoding ABC transporter ATP-binding protein, whose product MAETLASPHPAAPGAAAIDVGGPAQPLVIARDLVKHFPLKSPVPFRPGGVVRAVEGVSFDVLKGETLGVVGESGCGKSTTARLLMQLTPHDSGDLIFDAQGVGSAQLPMKAFRSQVQMVFQDSYSSLNPRLTIEESVAFTPRVHGVPSREATERARYLLERVGLEPKRFAGRYPHELSGGQRQRVNIARALALRPRLVILDEAVSALDKSVEAQVLNLLLDLKAEFDLTYVFISHDLNVIRYLCDRVMVMYLGKVVEIGDTESVYANPAHPYTRALLASMPSMDPDHRTLAAPLAGDPPNPINPPPGCSFHPRCARAEPVCERRAPVLSDALAGHPVSCLMAMPDGGHSLPLHRMTPGLHAATP is encoded by the coding sequence ATGGCCGAGACGCTGGCAAGCCCCCATCCCGCCGCGCCAGGCGCCGCCGCCATCGACGTGGGCGGCCCGGCCCAGCCGCTGGTGATCGCGCGCGATCTGGTCAAGCATTTCCCGCTGAAGTCGCCCGTGCCGTTCCGTCCCGGCGGCGTGGTGCGGGCCGTCGAAGGCGTCAGCTTCGACGTGCTCAAGGGCGAAACCCTGGGCGTGGTGGGTGAGTCGGGCTGCGGCAAGTCCACCACGGCCCGGCTGCTGATGCAGCTGACGCCGCACGACAGTGGCGACCTGATCTTCGACGCGCAGGGCGTGGGTTCCGCCCAGCTGCCGATGAAGGCCTTCCGCAGTCAGGTGCAGATGGTGTTCCAGGACAGCTATTCGTCGCTGAACCCGCGCCTGACCATCGAGGAATCGGTCGCCTTCACACCGCGCGTGCATGGCGTGCCGTCCCGCGAAGCCACCGAACGGGCGCGCTACCTGCTGGAACGCGTAGGCCTGGAGCCCAAGCGCTTTGCCGGCCGCTATCCGCACGAGCTGTCGGGCGGCCAGCGCCAGCGTGTGAATATCGCCCGCGCGCTGGCCCTGCGGCCCCGGCTGGTGATCCTGGACGAAGCGGTTTCTGCGCTGGACAAATCGGTCGAAGCCCAGGTGCTGAACCTGCTGCTGGACCTCAAGGCCGAGTTCGACCTGACCTATGTCTTCATCAGCCACGACCTCAACGTGATCCGCTACCTGTGCGACCGCGTGATGGTGATGTACCTGGGCAAGGTGGTGGAGATCGGCGATACCGAATCGGTCTATGCCAATCCCGCGCACCCGTACACCCGCGCGCTGCTGGCGTCGATGCCGTCGATGGACCCCGACCACCGTACGCTGGCCGCGCCGCTGGCCGGCGACCCGCCCAACCCGATCAATCCGCCGCCCGGCTGCAGTTTCCATCCGCGCTGCGCCCGGGCCGAGCCGGTCTGCGAACGCCGCGCGCCGGTGCTGTCCGATGCGCTGGCCGGCCATCCGGTGTCGTGCCTGATGGCGATGCCCGACGGCGGCCATTCGCTGCCGCTGCACCGCATGACGCCCGGCCTGCACGCCGCCACGCCCTGA
- a CDS encoding ABC transporter permease, with translation MEMMLNKAVAPLPVERSPGYWATVGRRLLRNRLAILAALILLALIVMAVFAPVLMPADPYASSILKRLKPIGFEGYPLGTDELGRDMLSRLMLGARLSLFMGITPVLLAFVIGSAVGIVAGYAGGWTNTVIMRLTDILYAFPSVLLAIALSGTLGAGVGNALLSLTIVFVPQIVRVAESVTTQVRNREFVDAARASGASSLTIVRAHVLNNVLGPIFVYATSLISVSMILASGLSFLGLGVKPPEPEWGLMLNTLRTAIYTQPWVAALPGAMIFLTSISFNLLADGIRSAMEIKE, from the coding sequence ATGGAAATGATGCTGAACAAGGCCGTGGCGCCGCTGCCGGTGGAACGCTCGCCGGGCTACTGGGCCACCGTGGGCCGGCGCCTGCTGCGCAACCGGCTGGCCATCCTGGCCGCGCTGATCCTGCTGGCGCTGATCGTGATGGCTGTCTTCGCGCCGGTGCTGATGCCGGCCGACCCATACGCCTCGTCGATCCTCAAGCGGCTCAAGCCGATCGGCTTCGAAGGGTATCCGCTGGGCACCGACGAACTGGGCCGCGACATGCTGTCGCGCCTGATGCTGGGCGCACGGCTGTCGCTGTTCATGGGCATCACGCCCGTGCTGCTGGCGTTCGTGATCGGCAGCGCCGTAGGCATCGTGGCCGGCTATGCCGGCGGCTGGACCAACACGGTCATCATGCGGCTGACCGACATCCTGTACGCGTTCCCGTCCGTGCTGCTGGCCATCGCGCTGTCCGGCACGCTGGGCGCCGGCGTGGGCAACGCGCTGCTGTCGCTGACCATCGTCTTCGTGCCGCAGATCGTGCGGGTGGCCGAGAGCGTGACCACACAGGTGCGCAACCGCGAATTCGTCGATGCGGCGCGGGCCTCGGGCGCCTCGTCGCTGACCATCGTCCGCGCGCACGTGCTAAACAACGTGCTGGGGCCGATCTTCGTCTACGCCACCAGCCTGATCTCGGTGTCGATGATCCTGGCGTCCGGCCTGTCGTTCCTGGGCCTGGGCGTCAAGCCACCCGAACCCGAATGGGGCCTGATGCTCAACACGCTGCGCACGGCCATCTACACCCAGCCGTGGGTGGCGGCGCTGCCCGGCGCGATGATCTTCCTCACCTCGATCTCGTTCAACCTGCTGGCCGACGGCATCCGCTCGGCCATGGAAATCAAGGAGTGA
- a CDS encoding ABC transporter permease: protein MTYLLRRIVYALPILLGVALLCFSLVHIAPGDPLVSVLPPDASEDLRRQLTALYGFDKPFLEQFAHWLVRALHGDLGTSIATNRPVMAEVSNAVVNSIRLAAVATLIGFTFGSLFGFVAGYLRDSVPDRVASFLSVLGVSIPHYWLGMVLVIAFSVLLGWLPATGAGPDGSGSWTWDWEHIQYMLLPAVTMSVIPMGIVARTIRALVAEILSNEFIVGLRARGLSEFAVFRHVVKNVAPTALSVMGLQLGYLLGGSILIETVFSWPGTGFLLNSAIFQRDFPLLQGTILVLAVFFVLLNLLVDALQTMFDPRIQRN from the coding sequence ATGACTTACCTGCTCCGCCGCATCGTGTATGCGCTGCCGATCCTGCTTGGGGTCGCCCTGCTCTGCTTCTCGCTGGTCCATATCGCGCCCGGTGACCCGCTGGTGTCGGTACTGCCGCCCGATGCCTCCGAAGACCTGCGGCGCCAGCTGACCGCGCTGTACGGCTTCGACAAGCCCTTCCTGGAGCAATTCGCCCACTGGCTCGTGCGCGCGCTTCATGGCGACCTGGGCACGTCGATTGCCACCAACCGGCCCGTGATGGCCGAAGTATCCAACGCCGTCGTCAACTCGATCCGGCTGGCGGCGGTGGCAACGCTGATCGGCTTCACGTTTGGCAGCCTGTTCGGCTTCGTGGCCGGATACCTGCGCGATTCGGTGCCCGACCGCGTGGCGTCGTTCCTGTCGGTGCTGGGCGTCAGCATCCCGCACTACTGGCTGGGCATGGTGCTGGTCATCGCGTTCTCGGTGCTGCTGGGCTGGCTGCCAGCCACCGGCGCCGGCCCCGATGGCTCGGGCTCGTGGACGTGGGACTGGGAGCACATCCAGTACATGCTGCTGCCGGCGGTGACGATGTCGGTAATCCCGATGGGCATCGTCGCCCGCACGATCCGCGCCCTGGTGGCTGAAATCCTCTCCAACGAATTCATCGTCGGGCTGCGCGCCCGGGGGCTGTCGGAGTTCGCCGTGTTCCGGCACGTGGTCAAGAACGTGGCGCCGACCGCGCTATCGGTGATGGGCCTGCAGCTGGGCTACCTGCTGGGCGGCTCGATCCTGATCGAAACGGTCTTCTCGTGGCCCGGCACCGGCTTCCTGCTGAACTCGGCCATCTTCCAGCGAGATTTTCCGCTGCTGCAGGGCACGATCCTGGTGCTGGCCGTGTTCTTCGTGCTGCTGAACCTGCTGGTCGACGCGCTGCAGACGATGTTCGACCCCCGCATCCAACGCAACTGA
- a CDS encoding ABC transporter substrate-binding protein, with protein sequence MADKVLRIGMTAADIPRTLGQPDQGFEGNRFTGIPMYDALTAWDLSKSNGPSLLVPGLATEWKVDDKDKTRWTFKLRPGVKFHDGSPFNADAVVWNVNKVLDKTAKQFDPSQVGVTASRMPTLRSAKKIDDLTVELVTSEPDSFVPYNVSNLFMASPAQWEKKLAAVPASVTDPAERSKQAWVAFAADASGTGPFRMTRFVPRERLELAKNGSYWDPKRTPKIDKVVMVPMPEANARTAALLSGQVDWIEAPAPDAVAQIKSRGFEVYANAQPHMWPWQLSFAPNSPWLDKRVRQAANLCVNRAGLKTLLGGYMAEAKGIVEAGNPWWGNPKFDIKYDPNAARKLMGEAGFSAAKPVKVKVQVSASGSGQMQPLPMNEYVQQNLKECYFDVDFDVVEWNTLFTNWRIGAKDPSAHGTNAINVSFAAMDPFFAMVRFVSTKTQPPVSNNWGYFGNAEFDKLIETARTSFGEKDRDAALARLHARIVEEAPFVLIAHDVGPRAISKKVKGVVQPQSWFIDIATMSMD encoded by the coding sequence ATGGCCGACAAGGTGCTGCGCATCGGCATGACCGCCGCCGACATCCCGCGCACGCTGGGCCAGCCCGACCAGGGTTTCGAAGGCAACCGCTTCACCGGCATTCCGATGTACGACGCCCTGACCGCGTGGGACCTGTCGAAGAGCAACGGCCCCAGCCTGCTGGTGCCCGGCCTGGCCACCGAGTGGAAGGTCGACGACAAGGACAAGACCAGATGGACCTTCAAGCTGCGGCCCGGCGTGAAGTTCCACGACGGCTCGCCGTTCAACGCCGATGCGGTTGTGTGGAACGTCAACAAGGTGCTCGACAAGACCGCGAAGCAGTTCGATCCGAGCCAGGTGGGCGTGACGGCGTCGCGCATGCCCACGCTGCGCAGCGCGAAGAAGATCGACGACCTGACCGTGGAACTGGTGACGTCCGAGCCCGATTCGTTCGTGCCGTACAACGTGTCGAACCTGTTCATGGCATCGCCCGCGCAGTGGGAGAAGAAGCTGGCCGCCGTGCCGGCATCGGTGACGGACCCGGCCGAACGCAGCAAGCAGGCGTGGGTGGCGTTTGCGGCCGATGCCTCGGGCACCGGCCCGTTCAGGATGACCCGCTTCGTGCCGCGCGAGCGGCTGGAACTGGCCAAGAACGGCAGCTACTGGGACCCGAAGCGCACGCCGAAGATCGACAAGGTGGTGATGGTGCCGATGCCCGAAGCCAACGCCCGCACCGCGGCGTTGCTGTCCGGCCAGGTGGACTGGATCGAAGCGCCGGCACCTGACGCCGTCGCGCAGATCAAGAGCCGTGGCTTCGAGGTCTACGCCAATGCCCAGCCGCACATGTGGCCGTGGCAGCTGTCGTTCGCGCCGAACTCGCCCTGGCTGGACAAGCGCGTGCGCCAGGCGGCCAACCTCTGCGTGAACCGCGCCGGGCTGAAGACGCTGCTGGGCGGCTACATGGCCGAGGCCAAGGGCATCGTCGAAGCCGGCAACCCGTGGTGGGGCAATCCGAAGTTCGACATCAAGTACGACCCGAACGCCGCGCGCAAGCTGATGGGCGAAGCGGGCTTCTCGGCCGCCAAGCCGGTGAAGGTCAAGGTGCAGGTGTCCGCGTCGGGATCGGGCCAGATGCAGCCGCTGCCGATGAACGAGTACGTGCAGCAGAACCTGAAGGAGTGCTACTTCGACGTGGACTTCGATGTGGTCGAGTGGAACACGCTGTTCACCAACTGGCGCATCGGCGCCAAGGACCCGAGCGCCCACGGCACCAACGCCATCAACGTCAGCTTCGCGGCGATGGACCCGTTCTTCGCCATGGTCCGCTTCGTCAGCACGAAGACCCAGCCACCGGTATCGAACAACTGGGGCTACTTCGGCAATGCCGAGTTCGACAAGCTGATCGAAACGGCGCGCACGTCGTTCGGCGAGAAGGACCGTGACGCGGCGCTGGCCAGGCTGCATGCGCGCATCGTGGAGGAAGCGCCGTTCGTGCTGATCGCCCACGACGTGGGCCCGCGCGCGATCTCGAAGAAGGTCAAGGGGGTGGTACAGCCGCAAAGCTGGTTCATCGATATCGCGACGATGTCGATGGATTGA